The following proteins are encoded in a genomic region of Phragmites australis chromosome 9, lpPhrAust1.1, whole genome shotgun sequence:
- the LOC133928602 gene encoding B-box zinc finger protein 22-like, translated as MPLAHHHNPHAPLGIGIRFPARPTCSFLAFLACARARARERERAAAAAYMKVLCSACEAAEASVLCCADDAALCACCDRDVHAANSLAGKHQRLPLLSPGGASAGAAAVSPPKCDICQECDAYFFCLEDRALLCRSCDVAVHTANAFVSAHRRFLLTGLQVGQEQDDCSPEQREPSPPPQAKSDPSVPLYRESDFSWADAAGVTGRLTNWSTVNE; from the exons ATGCCGCTCGCCCACCACCACAACCCCCACGCGCCATTGGGAATTGGCATTCGATTCCCAGCCCGGCCCACGTGCTCCTTCCTCGCCTTCTTGGCGTGcgctcgcgcgcgcgcgagagagagagagagagcggctgcggcggcgtACATGAAGGTGCTGTGCAGCGCGtgcgaggcggcggaggcgagcgTCCTCTGCTGCGCTGACGACGCCGCCCTGTGCGCGTGCTGCGACCGCGACGTCCACGCCGCCAACAGCCTAGCTGGCAAGCACCAGCGCCTGCCCCTCCTCAGCCCCGGCGGCGCTTCCGCCGGTGCCGCCGCCGTGTCGCCGCCCAAATGCGACATATGCCAG GAATGCGACGCCTACTTCTTCTGCCTCGAGGACCGCGCGCTGCTCTGCCGGAGCTGCGACGTCGCCGTGCACACCGCTAACGCCTTCGTCTCCGCGCACCGCCGCTTCCTCCTCACCGGGCTCCAGGTCGGCCAGGAGCAGGACGACTGCTCCCCGGAGCAGCGGGAGCCGTCGCCTCCCCCGCAGGCGAAGAGCGATCCCTCGGTCCCGCTCTACCGCGAGAGCGACTTCAGCTGGGCAGACGCCGCTGGCGTCACCGGGAGGCTCACCAACTGGTCC